One region of Pedosphaera parvula Ellin514 genomic DNA includes:
- a CDS encoding MarR family winged helix-turn-helix transcriptional regulator yields the protein MNRKSVTPGSRYEALIGLLRTAENLWNASRVFFARWDLSPSQFNILNLLHDQPQGCTQIELSRQLIMHRSNMTGLIDRLESRGLVRRAENSQDRRAFNVVLTPAGSKLILQILPHYYAAAETVWGDIPAPRARQIVSELSVVNVNAEQISKTVSAK from the coding sequence ATGAATCGTAAATCAGTAACGCCCGGAAGCCGTTACGAGGCCTTGATCGGACTCCTCCGCACGGCCGAAAACCTTTGGAATGCCAGCCGTGTCTTCTTCGCCCGCTGGGATCTCAGCCCAAGCCAGTTCAACATTCTCAATCTTTTGCACGATCAGCCACAGGGTTGCACTCAAATCGAACTGAGCCGCCAACTCATCATGCACCGCTCCAATATGACCGGCCTCATTGATCGTCTCGAATCCCGTGGCTTGGTCCGTCGCGCGGAGAACTCTCAGGATCGACGCGCCTTCAACGTTGTTCTGACCCCTGCCGGAAGCAAGCTGATCCTCCAAATTCTCCCGCACTATTACGCCGCTGCCGAAACCGTTTGGGGCGATATCCCGGCACCTCGTGCCCGTCAAATCGTTTCCGAACTTTCCGTCGTAAACGTGAACGCCGAACAAATCTCGAAAACTGTGTCCGCCAAATAA
- a CDS encoding nitrilase-related carbon-nitrogen hydrolase, whose amino-acid sequence MTHPASQPNTAPPTIPQTLALAVLAVVSFQLAYSFAACTALMALFAYSLFELSRSHSSRFTFYLGLGVGLAAYAPQLSFFWNIFGPAAIALWLVLSFWLATFLLLSRMARVHFGTIPATLLIPFLWTGLEYFRSELYYLKFSWMNIGYAFSSNVPMAFLHFTGIYGIGFLLMAAIALTSLLKGKTLFLTRLAMFTVFAIALNQPRPSQAALDPAKQLSVAGVQLEFPSEKEAVFHLNKLFKSHPDAQLFVLSEYTFNGPVPQIIMEWCREHKRHLIIGAKDPVSADDFNDTAFVINPSGEIIFRQGKSVPIQFFKDGLPAKEQNLWNSPWGKIGICICYDLSYSRVTDGLIRLGAQAIIVPTMDLVDWGRHQHELHARVAPIRAAEYAVPIFRLASSGISQSVCRTGEVLASAPMPGEGAILACTLDLGRPGTLPLDRLIAPISVGIATIAIFGLLFASFRRRNVSA is encoded by the coding sequence ATGACGCATCCAGCATCACAACCCAATACCGCACCTCCAACCATCCCCCAGACTCTCGCGCTGGCTGTGTTGGCGGTCGTTTCCTTTCAACTGGCCTATTCTTTTGCCGCATGCACCGCTTTGATGGCGCTGTTCGCCTACTCTCTTTTCGAGTTATCGCGCAGCCATTCTTCAAGGTTCACTTTCTATCTCGGTCTCGGCGTCGGTCTCGCAGCTTATGCTCCGCAGCTCTCATTCTTTTGGAACATCTTCGGTCCCGCCGCAATTGCTCTTTGGCTCGTCCTTTCCTTTTGGCTCGCCACCTTTCTCCTGCTCTCCCGCATGGCCCGAGTGCACTTCGGCACGATCCCAGCCACTCTTCTAATCCCTTTTCTTTGGACCGGGCTCGAATATTTTCGCAGCGAACTTTACTACCTGAAATTCTCCTGGATGAACATTGGTTACGCGTTCTCCAGCAATGTACCCATGGCTTTCCTCCACTTCACCGGCATATATGGCATTGGCTTCCTGCTGATGGCCGCAATCGCTCTCACGAGCTTGCTCAAGGGGAAGACTCTATTCCTCACTCGTCTCGCCATGTTTACCGTTTTCGCCATCGCCCTGAATCAACCACGCCCCAGCCAAGCCGCTCTTGACCCTGCAAAACAACTCTCCGTCGCCGGCGTTCAACTCGAATTCCCTTCCGAAAAAGAAGCAGTCTTTCACCTGAACAAATTATTCAAATCCCATCCCGACGCCCAGTTGTTCGTCCTCAGCGAATACACCTTCAACGGTCCGGTGCCGCAAATCATCATGGAATGGTGCCGTGAACATAAACGCCATCTCATCATCGGCGCTAAAGACCCGGTTTCAGCAGACGATTTCAACGACACTGCGTTCGTCATCAACCCATCTGGCGAAATCATCTTTCGCCAGGGCAAAAGTGTCCCCATTCAATTCTTCAAGGATGGCCTTCCAGCAAAAGAGCAAAACCTCTGGAACTCCCCCTGGGGCAAAATTGGCATCTGTATTTGTTACGACCTCAGCTACAGCCGCGTGACCGATGGACTCATTCGGCTCGGCGCTCAAGCCATCATTGTCCCCACGATGGACCTCGTTGACTGGGGCCGACATCAACACGAACTGCATGCCCGCGTGGCGCCCATCCGTGCCGCTGAATATGCTGTTCCCATCTTTCGGCTCGCCAGTTCGGGTATCTCCCAATCGGTTTGCCGCACTGGCGAAGTTTTGGCCTCCGCACCCATGCCCGGCGAAGGAGCCATTCTTGCCTGCACACTGGATCTCGGCCGCCCCGGCACGCTTCCCCTCGACCGCCTTATAGCGCCAATTTCCGTTGGCATCGCAACCATCGCCATTTTCGGCCTGCTTTTTGCTTCATTTCGCAGGCGTAATGTCTCAGCTTAA
- a CDS encoding AMP-binding protein encodes MKSFLRTLLRWLYGFRAYNETVLSSPGPVLLTPNHVSWIDWLFLGVCLEDDWKFVVSSVSAQTSWLHRKIMLNKRTFPIDTTSPFAVKRMAEHLQGGGRLVLFAEGRLSRTGTLMKLFDGTGFLLHKTSAKVITCYLRGANRLPLCPHPGWRKWFPKVTAHFSEVLTHPEAKNLSTAQARAKLTAWLRDRMVEQQFQVEMDFGPQNVLSAILDSAKQMPKMEVLEDATRQNLTYRRLIVGADVLSKPLQAALSPKSERVGILLPNVATLPVSLLSLWKLGKVPAILNYSTGTATMLACAQLAGFKQIITSKLFLERARLKVEPLIESGIEMIYLEDIRARVTGSQKFSSLLKITLDANSFLPDSGRGEFIDPASTAVVLFTSGSEGVPKGVELTHRNLLSNMRQMLAATDIMDTDRLFNCLPLFHSFGLTVGTLLPLVRGLYVFIYPSPLHYRIVPAALYDTDCTVFLSTNTFLNGYARRAHPYDFRSMRYLFAAAEKLQESTAQTWSQKFGVRVLEGYGATECSPCVSVNTPLNPKYGSVGRLLPGIEFKLEKVEGVEEGGRLFVRGPNVMRGYLNPDAEAKFKELDGWYDTGDIVSVDSDGYLFVRGRLKRFAKVSGEMVSLTAVEDALAGAFPQYGLRCQVAIITRPDEGKGEVLIAVTNEPKMQLEEIRGAIKAKGLTNLSVPREIKVVREIPKLGTGKINHRELVKLLT; translated from the coding sequence ATGAAGTCATTTCTTAGAACCTTATTACGCTGGCTCTACGGATTTCGCGCGTATAACGAAACCGTGCTCAGCTCTCCCGGCCCCGTATTGCTCACTCCGAATCACGTTTCCTGGATCGACTGGCTCTTTCTCGGTGTTTGTCTGGAGGACGATTGGAAGTTCGTCGTTTCGAGTGTCTCGGCGCAAACGAGCTGGCTGCATCGGAAGATCATGCTTAACAAGCGCACCTTTCCGATTGATACCACCTCTCCCTTTGCTGTCAAACGGATGGCGGAACACCTGCAGGGAGGCGGGCGACTCGTGTTATTTGCCGAAGGTCGCCTCTCTCGCACTGGCACACTGATGAAGCTTTTCGACGGCACCGGCTTCCTGCTCCACAAAACCTCCGCCAAGGTAATCACCTGTTACCTGCGCGGCGCGAATCGATTGCCTCTCTGCCCCCACCCCGGCTGGAGAAAATGGTTCCCCAAGGTGACCGCCCATTTCAGCGAGGTGTTAACCCATCCGGAAGCCAAAAACCTCTCAACGGCTCAAGCCCGCGCAAAGCTTACCGCATGGCTGCGCGATCGCATGGTGGAACAACAATTTCAAGTTGAGATGGATTTTGGCCCGCAGAATGTGCTCTCAGCCATCCTCGATTCAGCCAAACAGATGCCGAAGATGGAGGTTCTGGAGGATGCCACCCGCCAAAATCTCACTTACCGCCGGTTGATTGTTGGAGCCGATGTTTTGAGCAAACCTCTGCAAGCTGCTCTCTCACCTAAAAGTGAACGGGTCGGCATTCTACTACCAAACGTTGCCACGCTCCCCGTTTCCCTGCTCAGCCTCTGGAAGCTGGGAAAAGTACCTGCCATTCTAAATTACTCTACCGGCACAGCCACCATGCTCGCCTGCGCTCAATTGGCTGGCTTCAAACAGATCATCACCTCCAAATTGTTTCTTGAACGCGCCAGACTAAAAGTTGAACCGCTCATCGAGTCAGGCATCGAGATGATTTATCTTGAGGACATCCGAGCTCGCGTGACTGGTTCTCAAAAATTCTCATCCCTTCTGAAGATCACTCTGGATGCGAATTCATTTCTGCCTGACTCCGGTCGTGGCGAATTCATTGATCCCGCCTCCACCGCCGTGGTTCTCTTCACCAGCGGCTCGGAAGGTGTGCCCAAAGGGGTCGAACTCACGCATCGCAACCTCCTGTCCAACATGCGCCAGATGCTCGCTGCCACGGACATCATGGATACCGATCGGCTTTTCAACTGTCTTCCGCTGTTCCACAGTTTCGGACTCACGGTAGGCACTTTGCTCCCGCTGGTTCGTGGATTATACGTCTTCATTTATCCTTCGCCGCTGCACTACCGTATCGTTCCTGCCGCGCTGTACGACACCGATTGCACGGTTTTCCTGAGCACTAATACTTTCCTCAACGGCTACGCCCGCAGAGCCCATCCTTATGACTTCCGCAGCATGCGTTACTTGTTTGCCGCCGCGGAAAAACTCCAGGAATCCACCGCTCAAACCTGGTCACAGAAGTTTGGTGTACGTGTACTTGAAGGTTATGGTGCCACCGAATGTTCCCCCTGTGTCAGCGTCAATACGCCGTTAAATCCCAAATACGGCTCCGTCGGCCGCCTGTTGCCGGGCATCGAATTTAAGTTGGAAAAAGTTGAGGGCGTTGAAGAAGGAGGCCGTCTCTTCGTGCGCGGCCCCAACGTGATGCGCGGTTATTTGAATCCCGATGCCGAGGCCAAATTCAAGGAACTGGACGGCTGGTACGATACCGGGGATATCGTCAGCGTCGATTCCGACGGTTATCTCTTCGTTCGCGGCCGGCTCAAGCGTTTCGCCAAAGTCAGCGGCGAAATGGTCAGCCTGACCGCCGTCGAAGATGCGCTTGCCGGAGCTTTTCCCCAATACGGATTGCGCTGCCAGGTCGCCATCATCACAAGGCCCGATGAAGGCAAGGGCGAGGTGCTGATTGCCGTGACCAATGAACCCAAAATGCAACTGGAGGAAATCCGTGGTGCGATTAAAGCCAAAGGGCTTACCAATCTCAGCGTCCCACGTGAAATTAAGGTGGTGCGTGAAATCCCCAAACTCGGCACTGGAAAAATCAATCACCGTGAACTTGTCAAACTGCTGACTTAG
- a CDS encoding esterase/lipase family protein translates to MFSLVTLLTCALLLAQPATAISNGAASELNATQPGKEYVILLHGLGRTAISMKLLEWHLQRRGYSVVNVSYPGTRFSLETLSDIHLQRILTEHIPDSSAHIHFVTHSMGGILLRQYLSNHRIENLGSVVMLAPPNQGSELIDHLRSNFFTSKILGPAGMELGTGDNDLPQRLGKVGVNCGIIAGDRSLNPLLSSVFLSPNDGKVSVERTKIEGMSDFIILHSTHTWIMCRRQTTHQVLSFLQTGHFDHIGFEATRPQTHLQRL, encoded by the coding sequence ATGTTTTCATTAGTAACCCTCCTCACCTGCGCTCTGCTGCTTGCCCAACCGGCAACTGCAATCAGCAACGGAGCGGCTTCTGAACTGAATGCCACTCAGCCCGGAAAAGAATATGTCATACTGTTGCACGGCTTGGGGCGCACTGCCATCTCAATGAAACTCCTCGAATGGCATCTCCAAAGGCGCGGTTACTCCGTCGTGAACGTAAGCTATCCTGGAACCCGCTTCTCCCTCGAGACTCTTTCCGACATCCACCTCCAACGCATACTCACCGAACACATTCCCGATTCCTCCGCCCATATCCACTTTGTTACCCATTCCATGGGGGGCATTCTCCTCCGCCAATATCTTTCAAATCATCGCATCGAAAACCTGGGAAGCGTCGTCATGCTCGCTCCGCCCAATCAAGGAAGTGAGCTCATCGATCATCTCCGAAGTAATTTCTTCACCTCGAAAATTCTTGGCCCGGCTGGCATGGAACTCGGAACCGGTGATAATGACCTTCCCCAGCGCCTCGGCAAAGTCGGGGTCAATTGCGGCATCATCGCCGGTGATCGCTCCTTGAACCCGCTTCTCTCCAGTGTGTTTCTCAGCCCGAACGATGGCAAGGTGTCAGTGGAAAGAACCAAGATCGAAGGTATGAGCGACTTTATTATTTTGCACAGCACCCACACCTGGATCATGTGTCGGCGCCAAACCACACACCAGGTTCTCTCCTTCCTCCAAACTGGCCATTTCGATCACATTGGCTTTGAAGCAACGAGACCGCAAACTCACCTGCAACGTCTGTAA
- a CDS encoding alpha/beta fold hydrolase, translated as MPEALQLRVHGDTSKPALIYLPGLHGDWTLVTAFRAALKERVCFVDITYPRSLTWNIDDYANNIEDELLKCGLTRGWLLGESFGSQITWPLMEKNLPANALHQTSLRKNSFKVEGIILAGGFVKHPWKWGPGLLCRIGEKTSMKGYGSELRFYSMYMNFRHRHSPEARASIQEFANRRTDLDRQAMRARLKLLDQYDPRPTARQTHVPVHYLAGLMDPLVPWVLVRRWLMRNCPGYRGGKTFWLADHNVLATAPKGSAETAIQWMSSTSATG; from the coding sequence ATGCCTGAAGCACTTCAACTCCGCGTCCACGGCGACACTTCCAAACCAGCCTTGATTTACCTGCCCGGCTTGCACGGCGATTGGACTCTCGTAACCGCCTTCCGCGCCGCTTTAAAGGAGCGAGTCTGCTTCGTGGACATAACTTATCCGCGCTCGCTCACCTGGAACATTGATGACTACGCCAACAACATTGAAGATGAATTGTTGAAGTGTGGTCTGACGCGAGGATGGTTATTGGGCGAATCCTTCGGCTCACAAATTACCTGGCCACTGATGGAGAAAAATCTTCCGGCAAATGCGCTGCACCAAACCAGCCTGCGAAAGAACTCATTCAAAGTGGAAGGCATCATCCTCGCCGGCGGATTTGTGAAGCATCCATGGAAATGGGGGCCGGGCCTGTTGTGTCGCATCGGCGAAAAGACCTCCATGAAAGGCTACGGGAGCGAACTAAGATTCTACTCCATGTATATGAACTTCCGGCATCGCCACTCTCCTGAAGCCCGCGCGAGCATTCAAGAGTTCGCCAATCGCCGCACCGACCTTGATCGCCAGGCCATGCGGGCGCGCCTGAAGCTCCTGGATCAATACGATCCCCGGCCCACTGCTCGCCAAACCCACGTGCCGGTCCATTACCTTGCTGGTCTAATGGATCCTTTGGTGCCCTGGGTTCTGGTCCGCCGGTGGTTGATGCGAAATTGCCCCGGCTATCGTGGCGGCAAAACTTTCTGGCTGGCAGATCACAATGTTCTGGCGACTGCACCGAAAGGTTCCGCCGAAACGGCCATCCAATGGATGAGCAGCACATCGGCCACCGGCTAA
- a CDS encoding TatD family hydrolase: MRYIEPHAHMVSRVTDDYVHMVTAGCQAVCEPAFWAGFDRSSVDGFYDYFCQLTEHEPKRAAKFNLPHFSWLCINPKESEDVKLAEDVIAIIPKFLDKPTVLGIGEIGLNKNSRNELKVLEKHVDLAAQHDQLILVHTPHLEDKLKGTRLIVDLIKSDKRIKPERVIIDHVEEHTVKIVLDSGMWAGMTLYPESKCSPARAVDMIEMYGNERIWMNCACDWGISDPLAVPKTALEMRKRGHSAEAIDKLIYQNPARFLSQCPKFKIASA; encoded by the coding sequence ATGAGATATATCGAACCTCACGCTCACATGGTCAGTCGGGTAACCGATGACTACGTCCACATGGTTACCGCCGGTTGCCAGGCCGTGTGCGAACCTGCTTTCTGGGCCGGTTTTGATCGCAGTTCCGTCGATGGTTTTTACGATTACTTTTGCCAGTTGACGGAGCATGAGCCCAAGCGTGCCGCGAAATTCAATCTCCCTCATTTCTCCTGGCTCTGCATCAACCCCAAGGAATCCGAAGATGTCAAACTCGCTGAAGACGTCATCGCCATCATCCCAAAATTCCTGGACAAACCAACGGTGCTTGGCATCGGCGAAATCGGTCTCAATAAAAATAGTCGCAACGAACTGAAGGTTCTGGAAAAGCATGTCGATCTTGCAGCGCAGCACGACCAACTTATTTTGGTTCACACACCGCACCTGGAAGATAAACTGAAAGGCACACGGCTGATTGTGGATTTAATCAAGAGCGACAAGCGCATCAAACCCGAGCGAGTCATCATCGATCATGTCGAAGAACACACCGTCAAAATCGTGCTCGACTCAGGCATGTGGGCCGGCATGACGCTCTATCCCGAATCCAAATGCTCCCCTGCCCGCGCTGTCGACATGATCGAAATGTACGGCAATGAACGGATCTGGATGAATTGCGCCTGCGACTGGGGTATCAGCGATCCTCTGGCAGTTCCCAAAACCGCACTCGAAATGCGCAAACGCGGACACAGCGCCGAAGCCATCGACAAGTTGATTTATCAAAACCCGGCACGGTTCCTGAGCCAGTGCCCAAAGTTTAAAATCGCATCGGCTTAA
- a CDS encoding DUF4197 domain-containing protein, with product MRRVYFFSLVLACIFHSSTRMAEAGFLDKLETSLNKLTTTNTTGTTNLATTNAGSSTNINQADLKGLSEDQVVLGIKQALSNGVLQAVSQLGHQDGFLTNANVKIPMPDKLQTAEKTLRNLKQDKLADNFITTMNRAAELAVPEAANVFGDALKQMNIEDAKNILLGSNDAATQYFSKVSQTNLYAKFYPIVKKDTEEAGVTSAYKQMLAKTTGTTSKSLGSFGSLVSNTLLSPDAMDIDAYVTNKTMDGLFKIMAEQEKLIRQNPAARATDVLQKVFGAVKPAA from the coding sequence ATGCGCAGAGTTTATTTCTTTTCACTCGTTCTTGCCTGTATTTTCCACTCTTCGACCCGGATGGCTGAGGCTGGGTTTCTGGACAAGTTGGAAACTTCACTCAACAAGCTCACTACCACTAACACCACTGGCACTACCAACCTCGCCACCACCAACGCCGGCAGCAGCACCAACATCAATCAAGCCGACCTCAAAGGTCTGAGCGAGGATCAGGTGGTGCTCGGAATCAAGCAGGCTTTGAGCAATGGGGTGCTGCAGGCTGTGAGCCAGTTGGGACATCAGGACGGCTTTCTGACAAATGCGAATGTCAAAATACCGATGCCCGATAAATTGCAAACGGCAGAGAAGACCTTGCGGAATTTGAAGCAGGATAAATTGGCGGATAATTTTATTACCACCATGAACCGGGCGGCCGAATTGGCCGTGCCAGAAGCGGCGAATGTATTCGGAGACGCGTTAAAACAAATGAACATTGAAGATGCCAAGAATATTTTGCTTGGTTCCAATGACGCGGCTACCCAGTATTTCAGCAAGGTTTCCCAAACGAATTTGTACGCAAAGTTTTATCCCATCGTGAAGAAGGACACGGAAGAGGCAGGAGTCACATCGGCCTACAAGCAGATGTTGGCAAAAACCACCGGCACAACCTCGAAATCCCTTGGATCATTTGGAAGTCTTGTGAGCAACACTTTGCTTAGCCCTGATGCAATGGACATAGATGCCTATGTCACAAACAAGACAATGGACGGGCTCTTTAAAATAATGGCTGAACAGGAGAAGCTGATTCGTCAGAATCCGGCCGCAAGAGCCACTGATGTGTTGCAAAAAGTCTTCGGAGCAGTCAAGCCAGCCGCTTAA
- a CDS encoding helix-turn-helix transcriptional regulator gives MKSRPKAAEPSSPLSRLPFERMQRLHQLIQKGRYPNAPKVAREFEVSSKSIHRDLEFMRDRLGLPIGYDQDRHGYYYTEEVGAFPTIQVTEGELLAMVVAEKALQQYRGTNFEKPLMTAFKKMSASLSDTVSVNIADFEQTISFSTRAEPILNLEIFDALGKAAANRQQLELIYRKPGQRETEVRVIDPYHLANINGEWYLFAYDHLRNDIRTFVPARIKAFKLTGKRFPRPQKFSLEKRLRNSFGVHSAQGDFRVVIRFAEVVADYIREKKWHHSQELIELEDGGVELRLRLSSLQEIERWILGWGGNAVVVEPRELADMVRRSAGNILKNQG, from the coding sequence ATGAAATCTCGGCCCAAAGCCGCCGAACCTTCGTCTCCGCTTTCGCGTCTGCCTTTCGAGCGGATGCAGCGTCTTCATCAGCTCATTCAGAAAGGCAGATATCCCAACGCGCCAAAGGTAGCCAGGGAATTCGAGGTTAGCTCCAAATCCATTCATCGTGATCTGGAATTCATGCGGGATCGCCTGGGGTTGCCAATTGGCTACGATCAAGACCGGCACGGTTATTATTATACGGAGGAAGTCGGGGCATTCCCGACCATTCAGGTGACTGAAGGTGAGTTGCTGGCGATGGTGGTGGCGGAAAAAGCGCTCCAACAGTATCGCGGAACAAATTTCGAGAAGCCGCTGATGACCGCATTCAAGAAAATGTCAGCATCACTTTCCGACACAGTATCGGTGAATATTGCCGATTTTGAGCAGACGATTTCCTTCAGCACGCGGGCGGAGCCGATTCTTAATCTCGAGATCTTTGATGCCTTGGGCAAAGCTGCGGCGAACCGGCAGCAGTTGGAATTAATCTATAGAAAGCCAGGGCAGCGCGAGACAGAGGTTCGCGTGATAGATCCATATCATTTGGCGAACATCAACGGAGAATGGTACTTATTTGCGTATGATCATCTGCGCAACGATATCAGGACCTTTGTCCCGGCGCGCATCAAGGCGTTTAAATTGACAGGCAAGAGATTTCCGCGTCCACAAAAGTTTTCCCTCGAAAAACGTTTGCGGAACAGTTTTGGGGTGCACTCTGCACAGGGAGATTTTCGTGTGGTGATTCGGTTTGCCGAAGTGGTGGCTGATTATATTCGTGAGAAAAAGTGGCATCACTCCCAGGAATTGATTGAACTGGAAGATGGCGGCGTGGAACTGCGCCTCAGGCTTTCCAGCCTGCAGGAAATCGAACGCTGGATTCTCGGCTGGGGAGGAAATGCCGTAGTTGTGGAGCCTCGCGAATTGGCCGACATGGTGCGTCGTTCGGCCGGGAATATTCTCAAGAACCAGGGTTGA
- the rho gene encoding transcription termination factor Rho, with protein sequence MSNPSNTTTDLGSGYLEIAEKGFGFLRTAQNHFHPKPTDIFVTPDTIKRNFLREGCLVEGPTQPPHRGNSPQLKAVDKVNDMPFSDYTKAMRFENLTTIDPIEKFLLETTPDLLETRIIDLVTPIGKGTRGLIVAPPRTGKTTILKQIANAITTNHPEVHVMVLLIDERPEEVTDFQRSVKAEVVASSNDQDLETHVRLSRFMIERCRRMVEAGKDVFVLLDSITRVARAYNSVHGGSGRTMTGGVDARALEIPRKMFASARKIEEGGSLTILATALVDTGSRMDELIFQEFKGTGNMELVLDRKLSDRRLFPAIDVPKSGTRKEEKLFLPNQIESIRKLRRTMVDLNPIEAMETLLAALKKHKTNAELLSKLA encoded by the coding sequence ATGAGTAATCCGTCAAATACGACAACCGACCTTGGTTCGGGCTATCTGGAAATCGCTGAAAAGGGTTTCGGATTTTTAAGGACAGCGCAAAACCATTTTCATCCTAAACCGACAGATATTTTTGTTACGCCCGATACGATCAAGCGTAACTTCCTGCGGGAAGGGTGCCTGGTGGAAGGTCCGACCCAGCCGCCGCATCGCGGTAACAGTCCGCAATTGAAGGCGGTGGATAAGGTCAACGACATGCCTTTTTCCGATTACACCAAGGCCATGCGTTTCGAGAACCTGACGACCATTGACCCGATCGAAAAATTTCTGCTCGAAACCACTCCCGACCTGCTGGAAACCCGTATCATTGATTTGGTCACTCCCATTGGGAAGGGCACGCGCGGCTTGATCGTGGCTCCTCCAAGGACGGGTAAAACGACCATTCTGAAGCAAATCGCCAATGCGATTACCACCAATCATCCTGAAGTTCATGTGATGGTGTTGCTGATCGACGAGCGCCCTGAGGAAGTCACCGACTTCCAACGTTCCGTCAAAGCGGAGGTGGTTGCTTCTTCAAACGATCAGGATTTGGAGACTCATGTCCGTTTGTCGCGCTTCATGATTGAGCGTTGCCGCCGCATGGTGGAAGCGGGCAAGGACGTATTTGTTTTGCTCGATTCCATCACCCGCGTCGCTCGTGCTTATAACAGCGTGCACGGCGGAAGCGGTCGCACGATGACCGGTGGTGTCGATGCTCGCGCTTTGGAAATTCCCCGCAAGATGTTCGCCTCCGCCCGTAAGATCGAAGAGGGCGGTTCGTTGACCATTTTGGCAACTGCGCTCGTCGATACCGGTTCCCGCATGGATGAACTGATTTTCCAGGAATTTAAAGGCACTGGTAACATGGAATTGGTGCTGGACCGCAAGCTGTCCGACCGCCGCCTGTTTCCGGCAATCGACGTCCCGAAGAGCGGCACGCGCAAGGAAGAGAAATTATTTTTGCCAAACCAGATCGAGTCGATCCGCAAGTTGCGTCGCACGATGGTTGATTTGAATCCCATCGAAGCCATGGAAACCTTGTTGGCTGCGCTGAAGAAGCACAAGACCAACGCCGAGTTGCTTTCCAAGCTCGCTTAA
- the cysK gene encoding cysteine synthase A, with amino-acid sequence MGRIYNNIIETVGRTPLVKLNKVTAGIDATILLKCEFFNPLGSVKDRIGMAMIEDAEKRGVLKKDTVIIEPTSGNTGIALAFVAAAKGYKIILTMPETMSLERRTLLAMLGAKLVLTPGTEGMKGAIAKAEQLAKETPNSWIPQQFDNPANPEIHKKTTAEEIWADTDGKVDILISAVGTGGTITGCVEVIKPRKTSFQAIAVEPKDSPVISQALAGQPLKPGPHKIQGTGAGFIPKNLHLKDSKGNAQIVECIQVTNDDAFAMARRLAKEEGLLVGISTGANVIAALEVAKRPANKGKMIVTIACSTGERYLSTPLAAEAKAEVGG; translated from the coding sequence ATGGGACGCATATACAACAATATCATTGAAACTGTCGGACGTACTCCACTGGTAAAGCTTAATAAGGTTACTGCAGGCATTGATGCCACGATCTTGTTGAAGTGCGAATTTTTTAATCCCCTGGGCAGTGTCAAAGACCGAATCGGCATGGCAATGATTGAAGATGCAGAAAAACGCGGCGTCTTGAAAAAAGATACCGTGATCATTGAGCCAACCAGCGGCAATACCGGCATAGCCCTGGCGTTCGTGGCCGCTGCCAAGGGTTATAAGATAATCCTGACGATGCCGGAAACGATGTCCCTCGAGCGTCGCACCTTGCTGGCGATGTTGGGGGCCAAGCTGGTCCTCACACCCGGCACCGAAGGAATGAAGGGGGCAATTGCCAAGGCTGAACAGTTGGCCAAAGAGACGCCAAACTCATGGATCCCGCAGCAATTCGATAACCCTGCCAATCCTGAAATCCACAAAAAGACGACCGCCGAGGAAATTTGGGCAGATACGGATGGGAAGGTCGACATTCTCATTTCAGCGGTTGGAACTGGTGGCACTATCACAGGTTGCGTGGAAGTGATCAAACCTCGTAAGACTTCATTCCAGGCGATTGCGGTGGAGCCCAAGGATTCGCCCGTGATTTCGCAGGCGTTGGCTGGCCAACCACTGAAGCCTGGACCGCATAAGATTCAGGGCACAGGCGCCGGATTTATTCCCAAGAACCTGCATTTAAAGGACAGCAAAGGAAATGCACAAATCGTGGAATGCATTCAAGTAACCAATGATGATGCTTTCGCCATGGCGCGCCGGTTGGCGAAGGAAGAAGGATTGCTGGTTGGAATCTCCACCGGAGCCAATGTTATAGCGGCCCTGGAAGTTGCCAAGCGGCCAGCTAACAAGGGTAAGATGATTGTCACCATAGCCTGTTCCACTGGGGAACGTTATCTCAGTACTCCATTGGCGGCAGAGGCCAAGGCTGAAGTAGGCGGCTAA